A single Capra hircus breed San Clemente chromosome 13, ASM170441v1, whole genome shotgun sequence DNA region contains:
- the INSM1 gene encoding insulinoma-associated protein 1, with protein MPRGFLVKRSKKSTPVSYRIRGGEDGDRALLLLPGCGGARASPPAPGPGPGPGPLQPPPPTERAHAALAAALSCTPGPPPPTPGLRAAHFGNPEAAHPAPLYSPTRPVSREHEKHKYFERSFNLGSPVSAESFPTPAALLVGGGGGGANGAGGGGTCSGDPLLFAPAELKMGTAFSVGAEAARGPGPGPPLPPAAALRPPGKRPSPPAAAAAAAEPPAKVAKAPGSKKPKAIRKLHFEDEVTTSPVLGLKIKEGPVEAPRGRAGGAARPLGEFICQLCKEEYADPFALAQHKCSRIVRVEYRCPECAKVFSCPANLASHRRWHKPRPAPAAARACEPETPARAEAREATGGGSSDRDTPSPGGVSESGSEDGLYECHHCAKKFRRQAYLRKHLLAHHQALQAKGAPPPAPPAEDLLALYPGPDEKVPQEAAGDGEAAGVLGLSASAECHLCPVCGETFPSKGAQERHLRLLHAAQVFPCKYCPATFYSSPGLTRHINKCHPSENRQVILLQVPVRPAC; from the coding sequence ATGCCCCGCGGCTTCCTGGTGAAGCGCAGCAAGAAGTCCACGCCGGTATCCTACCGGATCCGCGGCGGCGAGGACGGCGATCGCGCGCTGCTGCTCTTGCCGGGCTGCGGAGGCGCCCGCGCCTCCCCCCCGGCGCCCGGCCCGGGGCCGGGGCCAGGCCCgctgcagccgccgccgccgaccGAGCGCGCCCATGCGGCGCTCGCCGCCGCGCTCTCCTGCACGCCGGGCCCGCCGCCACCCACGCCGGGGCTGCGGGCTGCGCACTTCGGCAACCCCGAGGCCGCGCACCCGGCGCCGCTCTACAGCCCCACGCGGCCCGTGAGCCGCGAGCACGAAAAGCACAAGTACTTCGAGCGCAGCTTCAACCTCGGCTCGCCCGTCTCGGCCGAGTCCTTCCCCACGCCCGCCGCGCTGCTCgtgggtggcggcggcggcggggccaaCGGCGCCGGAGGTGGTGGCACCTGCAGCGGCGACCCGCTGCTCTTTGCGCCCGCCGAGCTCAAGATGGGCACGGCTTTCTCGGTGGGGGCCGAGGCGGCCCGCGGCCCGGGGCCTGGTCCCCCACTGCCCCCCGCCGCCGCCTTGCGGCCCCCGGGCAAGCGGCCTTCGCCccccgccgcggccgccgccgccgcagagCCGCCCGCCAAGGTAGCCAAGGCCCCGGGTTCCAAGAAGCCCAAAGCCATCCGCAAGCTGCACTTCGAGGACGAGGTGACCACGTCGCCCGTGCTGGGGCTCAAGATCAAGGAGGGTCCGGTGGAGGCGCCGCGAGGCCGCGCGGGGGGTGCGGCGCGGCCGCTGGGCGAGTTCATCTGCCAGCTCTGCAAAGAGGAGTACGCCGACCCCTTCGCGCTGGCGCAGCACAAGTGCTCGCGGATCGTGCGCGTGGAGTACCGCTGCCCCGAGTGCGCCAAGGTCTTCAGCTGCCCGGCCAACCTGGCCTCGCATCGCCGCTGGCACAAACCGCGGCCtgcgcccgccgccgcccgcgcgtGCGAGCCCGAAACTCCTGCCCGGGCGGAGGCGAGGGAGGCGACGGGCGGCGGTAGCAGCGACCGCGACACGCCGAGCCCGGGCGGCGTGTCCGAATCGGGCTCCGAGGACGGGCTCTACGAGTGCCACCACTGCGCCAAGAAGTTCCGCCGCCAGGCCTATCTGCGCAAGCACCTGCTGGCGCACCACCAGGCGCTGCAGGCCAAGGGCGCGCCGCCGCCGGCGCCCCCGGCCGAGGACTTACTGGCCTTGTACCCCGGGCCCGACGAGAAGGTGCCCCAGGAGGCGGCCGGCGACGGCGAGGCGGCTGGCGTGCTGGGCCTGAGTGCGTCCGCCGAGTGCCACCTGTGCCCGGTGTGCGGGGAGACGTTCCCCAGCAAGGGCGCCCAGGAGCGCCACCTGCGCCTGCTGCACGCCGCCCAGGTGTTCCCCTGCAAGTACTGCCCGGCCACCTTCTACAGCTCGCCCGGCCTCACGAGGCACATCAACAAGTGCCACCCTTCCGAGAACAGACAGGTGATCCTCCTGCAGGTGCCCGTGCGTCCGGCCTGCTAG